TCGGTTTCACCATCATGCGATAAGGCAGTGAAATCAAAATGCGGTTCGATTTCGATGCTTTAGTTGAAGTGCTTCGCCTTGCCGTGCTCAGCGCGATTTCTGACCGTGACGTTACGATTCGTGAACTGAGCCGCATCGAACCCCTCTGGGCGGTTTCGTTGGATATTCTTCCCTGGCAACCCTATGTCGGCATCGCTTTCAGACTGGAGAGCGAGTCGGACTATGGTGCCTCATCGAATTCTGCCGACTGGAAGCACTCGCATTTCATCGAAAATATTTCCAGTGCGCCGCTTTCCGTTGCTGCTGACTATGTGCATCGCCTACACCAAGAGTTCAACGAAGATGTCTCTTTAGAAGTCTCGCACCTGATCCTCCTGGCTGGTGCTCATGCTCTACTAGACAGTCGTGTCGCACTGCTTTTGCGGTCCATTGGAATCGATGCACCTGAAATCAATGAGCGACTGAGTGGCACATACTTCAAGTACTTCGTAATCGATTCCGATGGGACAATCAAAGCAAATTACTGCGACATCGTCCGGGCAAATCGGGCCACTCGATTCATGCTCGGTCGCATTGCGTAACCCGTATTGACCAGCTCTTGTTTCGTCCAAAAGTGGCAAAGATACGCACGTATAGCCTAACTAGCGGTTCAACCCGACGTATGCCGCGATAAGAGTTTGGTATATCACGTCACGTCTGGGTACACGCGGGTTAACCTGGGCGATAGAGCGAGTGCAGTCGGCAAACAGCTCCACTGCTGGGCAAGACAGCAGTGCCACCCGAAAAACGTGTCATTGTTTGAATTACAGACGACTAGAACACGCTCAAGAAAATAAAAAAGACATCGCCAGGGAGAGTGGCGATGTCTTACGGAGAGGTTGATTTTTACGCTGCGAACGAATCGTTCGTTTTGAAGGCAACTGCCTAAGTGAGCAGTGCCGCGAGCTTGGCAGTCCAAATTAAGGATTGACCATCACGCCAGGCTGTCCGGTTGCTGTCGGAGCAACGACCGGCACGTCAATGTCGAACTTCCCATTGGCGCTCGTCAGATCCACCGCTTTCTCGAAGCGTGGAAACATCCGGACGTTAGAGACTTCGTCTCCCCCTTCGCCAGCCCCTGCTGCAGAGGCTGGAGCAAAACCTTCGACAGCCACGATCATCGGTCCCGAAGGGGCTCCCATGCCACCATCCGACGAGGTGTCGTACTTGCCATCCTTGATGTTGGCATAGCCTGTTTGTCCCGAGTTTCCTTGGGTGCTGTCGGGCTGAAAATAGATCTTGCCCGAAGGAATCGGCTGGCCTTGGAAGGTGACCGATCCGGAGTATTGCGTGCCCGACGAGTTGCCGCAACCAGCGATTGCGAAGGTCGTGCACACTAGCAATCCGAGAGCCAGATTTCGAACAGAGGCGAGATGAGTGCGGAGCATAAAAAATCCTTAGTAGCAACGAAGGCTGGCGCTAATGAGCAATAAAAAAGTCTCAAATCGCCGCAAGGGCGAGATGAGACTCGAGGAGAGGTTGATTCAGGGATGACGGGGGAAACTCACAGTTGAAGTACCCCCGTCCGAGTCGCTCGCCCTAGTTTTGGCGGCTGATCATTATGGAATGACCGCTTGTTCAGCACCGTCCATGCTGGCGATCACTTTGTAGAGGTTGATGTCGATCGTTTGCGAAACGAAACGGACCGAAGCATCACCGAGACCAAAGTTACAGCCGTTGGTGTGATGGCTGCCGAAGCTGATGTGATTGAAGTTGTCAGCACCGTTGTAGAAGGTCGAGTTGATGGGGTAGGTGACGTTTTTGCAAGCGCCCGATCCACCGTTGTTGCCGCGAATCCAGGTGCGGTAGTCATTTGCTTGTCCCAAGGGCATGCGACGCGAACGTTCGGCAATCATCAGCGTGTTCGACGAACCATCAATGATGCTGGCGAACGTGACGATGCGATTCGTGCTCACCGAACCAGTGGTGACGCGGAAGTGGCTGAAAATGCCGTGTGCCGACCAAGCGCCGTTGTTCGATGCATCACCCACGGTGTAGTTATAAGTGACACCGTTGTAGGTCACTGGCGTTGGGTTCGTCGTTCCAGCAGGGCCCATCACGCCGTAGTAGTGGGTCGTTGGATTGTTTGTCAGGTTGGTGTTGGGATCAAGATACTGTTTGGCGGGAGGTCCCGATGGGCAGTAGAGCGTAGGAACGATAACCGCCCCCACCGCTGCATTGACAGGGTCGTTGTACGGAAGGGCAAAGTTGTACTTCGAGTACAAAGATTGCTGTTCGAAGAACGGCAGCGAGTAGACAATCCAGCTGGTTCCTCGAATCACGGTGGTCGGAGCGGCTGGGTCGACTGGGCTCTTGTAGACGTCGTTTTCAGCTCCGGGTGGGAACTTGTTGTTGACGTCGTGGAAGTTGTGAACAGCCAGGGTGAGTTGCTTGAGCTGATTTTGGCAGCTCATACGGCGGGCAGCTTCGCGAGCAGCCTGCACAGCAGGAAGAAGAAGTGCCACCAGAACCCCGATGATGGCAATCACAACCAGGAGCTCGACGAGCGTGAAAGCCCGCCTCCGCAAAGGAGATTGGTACATAGAGCGACTCGCTATAAGAGAATAAAATGAGACGAGAAACGAAACTTAAAACCTTTGACAAAAACAAGCAAGAGTTCTTGCGACACCGCTATCTACTGCTAAAGGATGCTTAAGCGGCATTAGCCCCCGTTAAACGCCCTTGAAATGAAGTAGTAAGAGCGTGAACAAACGATTCTTGGGGCGGAAGAATAGCTCTGAGCAACGAAAACACCCTCCGATGGAGGGGACAGGGCGTTTACGGGCGATTCGGCTCCCTCGAAGGGATCGCGAGCGGGCTTGCTCGGGCACTGATAGGTCAAGAAATCGCTTGTAAAGCCCTTGTTACATTCGTGTTTACCCAGTGACACACGAACGATATCAGACCACCAATCGATGTGCGGCCTTGCGCCGCGAAGGAGCGAATCTCCGCACATATGCTTGGGTGGGACTTACAGGCTGGCCGCCAAGCTCCGCTAAAGATGCATGCAGATAAGGCTGCATTTCGTGGCATCTGTTGAGGATTTAAGTGCTTTGGCACTGAAATCGGAGATGAGCGGTCGATCGACTAACGAAGAAAACGATGCCGCTAGAGACTTTTTTAGATTTTTCAGCGACTGGCCCTCCACTGGCACACGGAAGCACCACGCGAGGGGAGAGGCATGAGTCCACGGACCATCGCCAGGTTTTGGCGAGACGCATGGCAGTAGATGCCAGCAAGCGAGTTACCGCGACGAACTTGAGTGCGTTTTGGTGTGGGTCGGCGTATGCACCGGCCCGTGGGCATCGGTGCGACGCGAGCGGATGAGCAGTGGGGCATGAACGGGCATCACGCTCGTCACGAAATCGACGAGTCGCCATTCCATCCAGCGGCGATCCCCTTCACGCGGATTGCTCGAAATGAATCCGAGATGACCTCCGCTGCGGGTGACCATCAACTCGGTGGTAGGGGAGAGGACCGCAGCCTCGAAACTCGAGATCGGAACGATCGGGTCGTCGTCGGCGGTGATGATCAGGGTCGAGTGGCGAATCTTGCTGAGCTGCGGCTTGCTGCTCGCCTGCGAGTAGTAATCGTGCGCGTCTTTGAAGCCACCCAGCCGCGCGGTGAAGCGATCGTCGAAATCCCACAAGCGTTTCGGCTGGGGCGAGAGATCGACATCCACCACGCCAGGAATTTCGCGGCGGCGGCGCTCGACGAGCCGCATCAAGTTGCGGACGAACATCTGGTCGTAGGCCCGCTGCATCCCTTTTTGAATATGCTCGGCGCAGTGCACTAAATCCACTGGCGGCGCAACCGCCATGCCACCGATCACGCAGTCGGGAACATTGCTGGCATGCGCGCCCAGGTACTTGAGGACCATGTTGGCCCCCATCGAGAACCCGGCGATCACCAGCGGCGAACCGGGGCAAAGGTCGGCAACGAACTGAACGGCGGCATGGACATCGTCGCTGCGGGCGGCATGCCCCAGGTGACGAGCGTAGGCAAAACCGGCTCCGCTGCCACGCAAGTCGACACGAATGACGCGAATGCCACGTGCGTTGAGCTTATCGGCACCACGGCGCATGTAGCCCGATTGGTGTGAGCCACCGAGGCCATGAAACAGCACGGCGACGCGATCGCCAGCCTGCCATTGCTCGGGGCAATCGTCGTGAATGGCGAGGGAATCACCATCGGCCAGCGGCACCAGACGGAGTTTGGCGACGTAGGTCGACTTCGGTCCGGGCAAATAGCACCCGAGAACGGTCTGCAAATGACCACCCCGCACCAGCGGATGCGCTCGAAACGGTGGTACACGCGACCAATTCACCAGCAAGCTTCCTTTCCGACTTCGTAGCCGAATGACTGACCATCAATGACGATGTTGCTAATTTCAATCGCCGCTAATCCGTGACAACTCCCGAAAGGTCGTCTCGGCGAAAGTATACCGACGGGTACATCCCACTGGGCATATCAGTTCACCTGCGCCACTCGAAAAATAGTTCGTGCGCCGTCGCAGTTACTACTCTACACGAGCTGGCTTTGGTTTCATGATTGCTAGCGGTCAAGTTGCTGGCAGGGCAAGGCTCGGGAGAGTGAGTTGCTCGAGCACTGCCGCAACGCTATTTCCTTTCGATACCGTATTCCTCGATTTTGCGATACAGCGTTGCACGGCCAAGTCCCAAAAGTTTTGCCGCTTCGGGAACATTTCCGCTGGTACGCTTCAAAGCCTCTTGAATCAGACGACGTTCCCAGTAGTCCATCCGAAGCGATTCGAGTTCCGCCGCGTTTCCAACATCGCGTAGTCCCAGATCATCGGGCAGGATGATCGAACCTTCGCACATCACCACGGCGGAGTCGATCACGTTCCGCAGTTGTCGCACATTACCGGGCCACTGGTAGCCCTCGAGCTTTTCGCGAGCATCGACCGATAAAGTGAGGCTCGGACGACCATGCTGACGCCGAAAGTGGTCGACAAAAAAGTCGATCAGCTTCCGAATATCGCTGCCACGCTCGCGGAGCGGAGGAATATAGAGCTCGAAGACGCTGAGGCGGTAGTACAAGTCTTCGCGAAAACGACCTTCACGCACAAATTCAGCCAGATCGCGGTTCGTGGCCGCAATCACGCGCACATCGACGCTGACTTCTTTCGTGCCGCCGACCGGCAAAAACGGGTGTCCTTCGAGAATCCGCAGCAGCTTGGCTTGTCCCTCGAGGGTCATTTCCCCCACTTCGTCGAGGAACAGCGTGCCGGTATGGGCCTGCTGAAACCAGCCGACGTGGTCGCTATCGGCACCGGTGAAGGCCCCTTTTTTGTGACCAAACAGCTGACTTTCCATCAGATCGCGGGGGAGGGCGGCGCAGTTGACGCTCAGCATCGGGCGGTCGCTACGATTGCTGCTGCGATGCACCGCGCGGGCCACTAGTTCCTTACCCACACCACTTTCGCCGCGCACCAGCACGCTGCCAGTGGCCCGCGCGACACGGGCAATGCGGCTCCGCAGATCATCCATCGGCTTGCTGTCGCCGATGAGTTCATCGGAGACAGCCGACTTGTCGATCAGCCGGCGATGATCGGCCTTGAGCGTCGCATCGCGGCGTGCTCGGACCAGGGCCACCGTCAAAATATTGGCCAGCGGAATGGCGACTTCGAAATCGCTCTGGCGGAAGCGTCCATGCTCGAGGTAGAGGTGAATCGCCCCCAAAGTTGTCGCTTCGTGGATCAGCGGAACGCAAATCGCATCGGCATAATGCTGCAGCGTTTGCATCCCTTCGCTATGGAGTTGACTGTCGATCCAAACCGCTTTTCCTTGACGAATCACCATTTCGGTAAGCGAATTCGACAGTTTCACCTTGCCGGCGGCATCTTCGGGCATCACCACTTTGGGCTTGAGCTGACCATCGTCGCTGACCCACAAGAAGCCGACGACCGCCGCGCGCGTTCGCTGCTGCAGCAGATCGAGCGATTCCCGCACCACTTGATCGGGGTCGGTACAGCCGAGCAACTTGATGCTGAGCTGATGGAGGGTCAGAAAATCGTGAGCTCGCTCGACATCGCGGAGCACCGTCACGCCGATGCTTCCGGTATCGTGCCCCTGCACGACGCGGTCGCGCACGATCGTTTGGGTATGCTCTTGCTGTTCGCTTTCGCTCGGTCGGCTGGCCGATTGCAGGAAGATGAACTCGGTGGAACCGATTTTCAGGCTGCAATTTTCAGCCAGTCGCGCTTCGTCGACCTTTTGACCGTTGAGATAGGTTCCGTTGCGGCTTCCGGCATCGCGAACCCACCAGAGTCCCTCTTCGCAGACGACCACCGAGTGGACGCGCGACGAGAGTGGATCGGTCAGCACCACGTCGCACTCGAGTCCCCGACCAATGCGCGTGGTGCGCTCGGCGTCGAGCACGAACTGGGTTCCTGCTCGCTCGGTGTTGGTCATTTGGAGATACGAAAAAACCATGGGCTTTTTTTAACTCACGATTCCCCAGCGGGACCATCGCGAGTGAGGTGACTCGAGTCGTCTGCGGGCTCCCTCCGCAACAACCACTCGACTAATCGCAATATAATCAGGCTATGGAGCGACTTACTACCCCAAGGAAACTAGATTGATGGCGCGCGAAATCGTCGAGCCGAGCCTCACCACGCAGGAAAGCCTGTTGCCGACGGCACTCCTGCTGGCCGGACATGGGACGCGCAGTCGCGCGGGAACCGAGTCGTTTTGGCGTCTTGTGGAACTCGCGCAGCAAGCCGCCACCGCGCGCAAGCTCGCCATCGAAGTCGCCGGTGGGCTGCTCGAACTCCAGCAGCCCACCATTCTCGATGCCCTTCAAAATCTCTACGCCACCGGCCACCGAAAAGTTGCCGTCGCACCGCTTCTTTTGTTTACCGCCGGTCATGCCAAACGCGACATTCCCGAGATCATCGCCTCGTTCCTGCAGTCGCATACTGATTGCCAAATTACGCAAGGAACTAGCTGGAACTCCTCTCCCGAGGTCGTCGCCCTGGCGCGGTACAAACTGCAGCAGACCGCCGAGCTAGCAGCGACCGTCGATCCTGCAGAAACGCTCCACTTGTTTGCCGGTCGTGGCAGCCTCGATGCCGACGCCACGGCGGAAATGCACCGTTTTGCTTCGCTGACGACATCCCCCAGCATTGCGGCCGAGCATCGGGTCGGCTTTGTAGCGATGGCCGAACCCAAAATCGGTCCGTTGCTGGAGCAAGCCGCCCGCGAGCCCTGGCGGCGCGTGATCGTGCATCCTCACCTCCTGTTTCAAGGGGAAATTCAAAGCGGCATCGTCCGGCAGGTGATCGCTTGCAAACTGGCCCGCCCCGATCAGCAGTGGCTGGTGGTGCCGCACTTGGGGAGCAATCTCGACCCGACATCAGTTCCGGGCCAATTGCTGGCCGCTGCCACCCTCGCCGGGGCAGGACTCTTTGCCTCCCAGCCATAAAACGCCCAGGGGAGCAAACAGCGGGGAAACGGGAGTTAAGGAAATTCAGTCACCCTCAAAAGAGCTCGTGGCGATTCATGTTGTCGCAACTTGGCGGGATGGATAGAATGCACCAGTTGTGACCACTTATTCAGGTGGCGACTGCGCAGTCTGAAGTTTCAGATGCTGCCCTGCCGCCCAGCATGACGGGCTCACGCATTTTCGAGATGACTGTAGAGAGAGGACGCTTGCGAACTAGGTTCGGCGGCTCCCTCTCGGTTTAGGCTGTTTTCCAGAGCTTCGATCGGTCTGTGAGGGTGCACTGCAGAGGCCACGCTTCTGCGATGGGTGCAACACAGAAATTCGAAGCGAGCTTTTGCGCATAAGGGACTGTGAATGCTCGGCAGCGACGTCAACCAACCACGACCCACTTCTTCACTGCGGAATTGGATTCTCGCAGGCTTGCTTCTCGTAGGATTGGGGCTCGTCGTCAGCGGCTTTATTGCCAGCGGACCCGCCCCGACCACAGCAGCAGAAAATCGGTTTGTTGAAGAGCTGTCAGCTCCTCGTACTACCGATCGGAACGTCACGAAGGTGGTGAACGCGTTCATGAAACGCGATCACTTGTCGCAGCACCCTCTCGACGACGAGATCGCTCGCCGCGCTTTGACGCTCTTCATCAAGAGCCTCGACACCCAGAAGCTCTACTTCTATCAAACTGACATCGACGAGTTCGCCAAGAGCCGCGATCAAATCGACGACCAAGTAAGCACTGGCGATATCTCGATCGCTTACACCATCTTTCAGCGTCTGCTGAAGCGCGTGGATGAGCGGGTCGACATGATCGACGCTCTGCTGCAAGAGAACGTCGACTTCACCACCGACGAAGTGCTGGTGACCGATCCCGACAAAGTGAACTATCCCCGCACTCCCGACGAAGCCAAAGATCGTTGGCGCAAGCGTCTGAAGTACGACATGCTCGTGCTGCGAGCCGACAAAGAAAACAAAGAAGACGTGAAGGTGCGTCTGAAGCGTCGCTACACCAGCTTCGCTCGCCGCATGCATCAAACCGATGCCGACGAACTGCTCGAGATGTACCTGACTGCGGTGACGATGAGCTACGACCCGCACACCACTTACATGTCGCCTAATTCGTTCGAAAACTTCAAGATCATGATGCGTTTGAACCTCGATGGTATCGGGGCTCAGCTGCAGTCGATTGATGGCTACTGCGTGGTCAGCAAAGTGATTCCTGGTGGTGCCGCCGACAAGTCGGGCCAGCTCAAGGAAGAAGACAAGATCGTCTCGGTCGGCCAAGGTGCTGAAGGAGAAATGATCGATGTCATCGACACCAAGCTCAACGATGTGGTTGACATGATCCGTGGCCGTGCGGGGACGATTGTGCGACTCGGCGTGCTGCCAGCTACTGGTGGCGAAACCAAGGTGATCAACATCACCCGCGCTAAGATCGAACTCACCGACGACTCTGCTCGTGGCGTGATCTTCGAAGAAGGCAAGAAGGAAGATGGCAGCCCCTTTAAAATCGGCGTGATCGACCTGCCTAGCTTCTACAGCGACATGGAAGGGAATCGTGCTGGCGATGTCGATTTCAAGAGCAGCACGCGCGATGTGAAGCGAATTCTCAATGACTTCAACGCCAAAGGTGTCGACGCTTTGATTCTCGACCTCCGCCGCAACGGTGGTGGCAGCCTCAGCGAAGCAATCAGCCTCACCGGGCTGTTCATCGATGTCGGTCCTGTGGTGCAAGTGAAGGACCCTGATGGACGGGTCGATCATCACGACGATGTCGATGCTGGCATGACCTGGAAAGGTCCGATGGTGGTGGTGACGAGCAAGTTCAGCGCATCGGCGAGCGAAATTCTCGCGGGTGCCATTCAGGACTATAAGCGTGGCCTCGTGGTGGGTGATACTTCCACCCATGGTAAAGGGACCGTGCAAAGCCTGCTCGATCTCGGCCCTCAAGTGTTCCGCGTCAACAACCCACCGAACCTCGGTGCTCTGAAAATCACAATGCAGCAGTTCTATCGCCCCAATGGCGACAGCACCCAGTTGCGTGGTGTGCTGGCCGACGTTGTGCTCCCTTCGATCACCGACCACATGGACGTGAGCGAAGCTGATCTCGACTACGCGATTGCGTTTGACAAAGTCCCGTCGGCCAAGTTCCAGCCCTATTCCGCTGTGAACCCCGACATGATCTCGGCTCTGCGAGCCGACTCGGCCAAACGCCGACAAGCTTCGGAAGATTTCAGCAAACTGCTGCGAAACATCGACCGCTATGTCGAGCAAAAGACCAAGAAGGAAGTTCCCCTGAGCGAGAAGGTGTTCCAGGCTCAGCGTGAAGAGCTCGACGCTGACAAGGAAGAAGAAAAGACCTTCGAGCAGCAAGCCAACGGTCCTAAAGAAGTGGTGAAGCGCGACTTCTACTTCAACGAAGTCATGGCTGTCACGCTCGACTACTTGCGACTGCTGGGCCAAAACAAGACGGTAGCACAGGCTCGCTAAGAGCCGGACAGATTTCTGTCGATCATCAGCTCTGGCCCAACGGCCAGGGCTACTACGGGGCATCCTTCGCGGGATGCCCCTTTTTTATGGCCACGATCGAGCAGCCACTCTCCTCCGCAGTCAGCCGCGTCTATGTCAGCGGCACGCGCATCCCGTCGTAGCCCAGCTCCATGCCGGTCGGCAGGCGATCGTTGGTTGCGGCGTACGGTAGTTCGTGCGAGATGTGCGTGAAGATCGTCCGTTTGGGATTGAGCTTCTCTGCGACCGCCACCGCTTCGTCGAGCGAAAAATGGGTCACATGGGGGCGCGGGCGGAGCGCATCGAGCACCAGCACGTCGAGCCCTTCGAGCTTTGCCAGGTTTTCGTCGGTAATGCCGTTGGTGTCGGTGCAGTAGGCGACATTTCCAAAACGAAAGCCAAGCACTTCAAATCGGGGACCGTGACGCAATCGAATCGGCATAAAGTGCTGTCCGAGGATCTCAAACGGCTCCACCGAGATGCTGCGGAATTCGAGCTGCGGCGCTGCTCCTTCGTGCGTGTGTGGCTTATCGGAAAATGCGTAGTCAAACGACTTACGTATCCGTGCTTCGACCTTCGCTTCGCAGTACAGCGGAACCGCATGCCCCAGATAAAACGGGAACAGCCGCAGGTCATCCAGGCCGAAAACGTGGTCGGCGTGCTCGTGGGTGAAGAGCACTGCATGGACGAGGCCAATTTTTTCCCGCAAAAGTTGCTGCCGCAGATCGGGCGGGGTGTCGATCAGGAGATTCCCTTGCTCGAGACCGAGAATCACGCTGCAGCGGGTGCGGTTGTCGCGCGGGTCTTTACTGGTGCAAACCGGACAATTACAGCCGATCGCCGGCACTCCCACGCTGGTTCCCGTCCCCAGAATGATCATCTGGCCCCGAAAATCTGGAAATGCATTGCCCGGGGTCAAAGGAGGGGTCTTTCGCTGGATGGGGAGCCTGGGAGCTGTCCGTGGGTACCTAAATTTAGCTACTGGACCACCTTGCCACACTCAGTTGTCAGTGACAAGCAGGGGAACTTTCCTCGAAAATGAAGCCAAACCCGTGTTTTTTCGATCTCTGCCCAGCCGCCGAACCTCAATTGACCAAAATCGCCCATCGCAATAAACTTTTATGGCTATGCAGGTTGCGCCTGTGGCAAGGGACTGCTGCGAACGGTTTTCTGAATCCCTGGCGAGGCTCGGCGAATAATCCTACGGGGTCGCCGCTAGTCCGCCACGCTGTTGTTCGCCCATTCTCAGGCCTCAGGATGTCGCGTTATCCACGTCACAGCCCCAGTTGCTCCGTGCACTGAAGGCTGGGTGCGGCGGTACGAAGCGTCCCCCGGAAATTTGCGGTCACGAAAGAAAACGACATTCGGCTCGCGAAACTTGTTCGCAGCCCGAGCGTTTTCCGCGATGGCAGCAGATCCTTCCCCTATCTCACTGAAGACAAAAGCTAATTGCAATGGATATTATCGAGCGTACCTGGGAAGGGGTTGGCAACTTCTTTGGCAGCGTGATGCACGGCTTCGAGCGAGGTGTGACAGCCGTTTTTGGCTCGTCGAACGCCCGCTACGTGCGGAAGCTACAAGCCAAAGTAGAGGCGATCACCAGCCTCGAATCGCGCTATCATGCGATGTCGGATAGCGAGCTTCGCGAACAGACGTTTAAGTTTCGCGAACGACTTCGCGCCGGCGAAACGCTCGACGATCTGTTGACCGAAGGTTTTGCCGTCTGCCGCGAAGGTGGCCGTCGCTTCCTCGGCATGCGTCACTTCGACGTGCAGCTGATTGGTGGCATGGTGCTGCACAGCGGCGCTATCGGCGAAATGATGACGGGTGAAGGTAAAACGCTTGTCGCCACGCTGCCGGCCTACCTCAACGCGCTGGAAGGGAAGGGGGTTCACGTCGTCACGGTGAACGACTACCTCGCCCGCCGCGATATGGAATGGATG
This window of the Pirellula staleyi DSM 6068 genome carries:
- a CDS encoding DUF1559 domain-containing protein, which encodes MYQSPLRRRAFTLVELLVVIAIIGVLVALLLPAVQAAREAARRMSCQNQLKQLTLAVHNFHDVNNKFPPGAENDVYKSPVDPAAPTTVIRGTSWIVYSLPFFEQQSLYSKYNFALPYNDPVNAAVGAVIVPTLYCPSGPPAKQYLDPNTNLTNNPTTHYYGVMGPAGTTNPTPVTYNGVTYNYTVGDASNNGAWSAHGIFSHFRVTTGSVSTNRIVTFASIIDGSSNTLMIAERSRRMPLGQANDYRTWIRGNNGGSGACKNVTYPINSTFYNGADNFNHISFGSHHTNGCNFGLGDASVRFVSQTIDINLYKVIASMDGAEQAVIP
- a CDS encoding alpha/beta fold hydrolase, whose amino-acid sequence is MNWSRVPPFRAHPLVRGGHLQTVLGCYLPGPKSTYVAKLRLVPLADGDSLAIHDDCPEQWQAGDRVAVLFHGLGGSHQSGYMRRGADKLNARGIRVIRVDLRGSGAGFAYARHLGHAARSDDVHAAVQFVADLCPGSPLVIAGFSMGANMVLKYLGAHASNVPDCVIGGMAVAPPVDLVHCAEHIQKGMQRAYDQMFVRNLMRLVERRRREIPGVVDVDLSPQPKRLWDFDDRFTARLGGFKDAHDYYSQASSKPQLSKIRHSTLIITADDDPIVPISSFEAAVLSPTTELMVTRSGGHLGFISSNPREGDRRWMEWRLVDFVTSVMPVHAPLLIRSRRTDAHGPVHTPTHTKTHSSSSR
- a CDS encoding sigma-54-dependent Fis family transcriptional regulator → MVFSYLQMTNTERAGTQFVLDAERTTRIGRGLECDVVLTDPLSSRVHSVVVCEEGLWWVRDAGSRNGTYLNGQKVDEARLAENCSLKIGSTEFIFLQSASRPSESEQQEHTQTIVRDRVVQGHDTGSIGVTVLRDVERAHDFLTLHQLSIKLLGCTDPDQVVRESLDLLQQRTRAAVVGFLWVSDDGQLKPKVVMPEDAAGKVKLSNSLTEMVIRQGKAVWIDSQLHSEGMQTLQHYADAICVPLIHEATTLGAIHLYLEHGRFRQSDFEVAIPLANILTVALVRARRDATLKADHRRLIDKSAVSDELIGDSKPMDDLRSRIARVARATGSVLVRGESGVGKELVARAVHRSSNRSDRPMLSVNCAALPRDLMESQLFGHKKGAFTGADSDHVGWFQQAHTGTLFLDEVGEMTLEGQAKLLRILEGHPFLPVGGTKEVSVDVRVIAATNRDLAEFVREGRFREDLYYRLSVFELYIPPLRERGSDIRKLIDFFVDHFRRQHGRPSLTLSVDAREKLEGYQWPGNVRQLRNVIDSAVVMCEGSIILPDDLGLRDVGNAAELESLRMDYWERRLIQEALKRTSGNVPEAAKLLGLGRATLYRKIEEYGIERK
- a CDS encoding CbiX/SirB N-terminal domain-containing protein, translated to MAREIVEPSLTTQESLLPTALLLAGHGTRSRAGTESFWRLVELAQQAATARKLAIEVAGGLLELQQPTILDALQNLYATGHRKVAVAPLLLFTAGHAKRDIPEIIASFLQSHTDCQITQGTSWNSSPEVVALARYKLQQTAELAATVDPAETLHLFAGRGSLDADATAEMHRFASLTTSPSIAAEHRVGFVAMAEPKIGPLLEQAAREPWRRVIVHPHLLFQGEIQSGIVRQVIACKLARPDQQWLVVPHLGSNLDPTSVPGQLLAAATLAGAGLFASQP
- a CDS encoding carboxy terminal-processing peptidase: MLLVGLGLVVSGFIASGPAPTTAAENRFVEELSAPRTTDRNVTKVVNAFMKRDHLSQHPLDDEIARRALTLFIKSLDTQKLYFYQTDIDEFAKSRDQIDDQVSTGDISIAYTIFQRLLKRVDERVDMIDALLQENVDFTTDEVLVTDPDKVNYPRTPDEAKDRWRKRLKYDMLVLRADKENKEDVKVRLKRRYTSFARRMHQTDADELLEMYLTAVTMSYDPHTTYMSPNSFENFKIMMRLNLDGIGAQLQSIDGYCVVSKVIPGGAADKSGQLKEEDKIVSVGQGAEGEMIDVIDTKLNDVVDMIRGRAGTIVRLGVLPATGGETKVINITRAKIELTDDSARGVIFEEGKKEDGSPFKIGVIDLPSFYSDMEGNRAGDVDFKSSTRDVKRILNDFNAKGVDALILDLRRNGGGSLSEAISLTGLFIDVGPVVQVKDPDGRVDHHDDVDAGMTWKGPMVVVTSKFSASASEILAGAIQDYKRGLVVGDTSTHGKGTVQSLLDLGPQVFRVNNPPNLGALKITMQQFYRPNGDSTQLRGVLADVVLPSITDHMDVSEADLDYAIAFDKVPSAKFQPYSAVNPDMISALRADSAKRRQASEDFSKLLRNIDRYVEQKTKKEVPLSEKVFQAQREELDADKEEEKTFEQQANGPKEVVKRDFYFNEVMAVTLDYLRLLGQNKTVAQAR
- a CDS encoding MBL fold metallo-hydrolase, translated to MIILGTGTSVGVPAIGCNCPVCTSKDPRDNRTRCSVILGLEQGNLLIDTPPDLRQQLLREKIGLVHAVLFTHEHADHVFGLDDLRLFPFYLGHAVPLYCEAKVEARIRKSFDYAFSDKPHTHEGAAPQLEFRSISVEPFEILGQHFMPIRLRHGPRFEVLGFRFGNVAYCTDTNGITDENLAKLEGLDVLVLDALRPRPHVTHFSLDEAVAVAEKLNPKRTIFTHISHELPYAATNDRLPTGMELGYDGMRVPLT